The genomic stretch cttgtgttctTCTGTCATTAAGTCCTTGTGTtatcgtgtacttgtgttcttgtatccttgtgttcttgtgcactagtgtccttgtgttctcgtgtacgtgtgttatcgtgtacttgtgtccttgtttacttgtgttctcgtgtacgtgtgttcttgtgtactagtgtccttgtgttctcgtgtccttGTGCACTAGTTTCCTTGTGTTCTTGTGCACTAGTTTCCTTGTGTTCTTGTGCACTAGTGTCCTTGTGCACTAGTTTCCTTGTGTTCTTGTGCActagtgtccttgtgttcttgtgCACTAGTGTCCTTGTGCACTAGTGTCATTGTGTTCTTGTGCActagtgtccttgtgttcttgtgCACTAGTGTCTTTGTGTTCTTGTGCACTAGTTTCCTTGTGCActagtgtccttgtgttcttgtgtacgtgtgtccttgtgcacTAGAGTCCTTGTGTTCTTGCgtttgtgttcttgtgttctcgtgtccttgtgttcttgtgcactagtgtccttgtgttctcgtgtccttgtgttctcgtgtatgtgtgtccttgtgcacTAGAGTCCTTGTGtactcgtgtacgtgtgtccttgtgcactagtgtccttgtgttcttgtgtacgtgtgtccttgtgcactagtgtccttgtgtactagtgtccttgtgttctcgtgtacgtgtgtccttgtgtcctcgtgtacgtgtgtactcgtgtacgtgtgtccttgtgcacTAGAGTCCTTGTGTACTCGTGTACGTGTCCTTGTGCACTAGTGTCCTTGTGCACTAAtgtccttgtgttcttgtgtacgtgtgtccttgtgcacTAGTGTCCTTGTGCACTAGTGTCCTTGTGTActagtgtccttgtgttctcgtgtacgtgtgtccttgtgttctcgtgtacgtgtgtccttgtgtcctcgtgtacgtgtgtccttgtgtcctcgtgtacgtgtgtccttgtgtcctcgtgtactagtgtccttgtgttcttgtgCACTAGAGTCCTTGTGTACTTGTTCCCATTCCAAAGTCCTCTTCTCGCCCAGCTGCAGAGCGCTAACATCTGGTTGAGGTCATCCAATAAACTCCACCGAAGAGGTTCTTTGGAGAAAAGCCGATCCTGATCAGAATCGATCACTCGCTccgacgtcatgcacacgtggtcaacgatgACCTCACGAGAGCgactgcgtggcccagtgcatgatgggaaacgcctgctGTCACATCAGAGCTAATTAGCTCTTAGATTTGACAGCAAACTAACTGTTATTATTTTCTGTGTAGTTATAATACTTAACGCTCGATTGTTGACTATTAGTCTCCGGTTTAATCTGAAGACACGTCTTGtgtggttgataataataaagattaTTCATAAAACACTATAAACAAGCAACAGTGTGTTTCACagacataaaaagaacaaaggatgcaactacacacattactacataaatatatgatgatgacgatgatgatgacgatgatgataaCGATGTATCGTCACTTCCGGGTGAGAAGCAGGTCATCTCCAACCAGCCTATTGTTTAACAGCCTTTCCATCACGACGTCATGACGTCAGGAAACGTACTAAAGCTGCATTTAGATCAAACACCACTTCAATTTCTGGTTTACCGTCCTGACATGCGCACAACCGCTGCACTCTCCTGACATGCGCACAACCGCTGCACTCTCCTGACATGCGCACAACCGCTGCACTCTCCTGACATGCGCACAACCGCTGCACTCTCCTGACATGCGCACAACCGCTGCACTCTCCTGACATGCGCACAACCGCTGCACTCTCCTGACATGCGCACAACCGCTGCACCGTCCTGACATGCGCACAACTGCTCCACTAAGAAAACAACAGGAACTAAAAAGCTCTATTTCTACCTGAATGATGACCGTTTGGTGAAACACCGCTAAGCCGAACTAAAAAGAACAACACGATGAATTCATACAGGCCTTCCTTTTGTTTACAAAGTGAGAAAGTAAAGCTTATGAAAACATACACTTGACAGATTGTTGAATGCCGTTCTGTCAACAACTCCCAGAGACTGATAaacactttattaatataataacttcATGTCGCTGCTCAGCGAAAGAACTCTCACCTGGTTTAGTGTACAGGTCCTCCATGTTGGGCCGTGACGTCACAGCGTCTTCTTCCTGGTCACGAGACATAAACAAGAAAAGGACTTCCGCTCagactttcagaataaaatgagTTTTGGAGCACAAAGTAAATCAGAAGTATTCTTGTTTTATTAGAATGTCCATTGATGGAATAATTTATGTGAATGTTTTTATATTCTCTCAGTTTTTCTGTGTagtaatatttaatttttttaaatgccgtAGAATTACGTACAACTGAcgattttatttgtttatgactttattttgtcaatcatcttttcttttcgtAAAACATAAACAGCAGTTGAAGTGAGTTAATACCAAATATCAATATATgatcaatattaaataaaaatataaacaaaaggttttgagtttgagttttacaatatataccatttttatttcattacgataataataataataataataataataataataataataataataataacaaaaacaaataaacaatagtTACAATAAATTTTAGGCTATAACTTTGCAGGAAACCTGGTATGATTTCCGGTGATGTTCTAGCCTCACCTGCTTTTTTTGGCCTCAAAACATTTCCGGGACACGTGGACACCGTGACGTCATCCTGCGTGTCCACAGAGCGTGAGTAATGTGACACGTGAGTAATAGTCAAAGTGATTATTAATGATCGACACACAATGTGAACATTAACAGATTTAAATACGTCATCATATTTAAAAACTAAGAgttatgttttatatgtttttaactCATTTTCATGTTGTTGAAACTGTttgaagtaaacacacacaaacaatatgtatgaataaatgaattaatgaataatatatgaatagaaaaaataaataaaaatgaataaattaagagaacaaatatataaattaatgaaaaaatatgtgaatgaatgaattaatatataaacatatacatatataaataaatgaatgaatatgtaaatgaatatataaatgtataaataaatcatcaatacataaataaaaagaaaacatatttgaacTAAAACAATATTCTTAAATATATCTTCCAGTGTTGATTTTCACTGAAACATTTatcttattttagtttttacatattttacttCCTCagtagaaaaatataaaataatttgtaGGTTTTAATATTCACACTTATACACATGAGGTACTTTACTTTAATATCTCCATGTTATATACTTAATACTAGATTAGATatgatattactttattcatccaggGGGtatttgtagcagcagcaacatgtttacaatatatacacaatacaataaaatagcagggcatattacatttaagaatttaaataataaagaaaattacaattaaaaatttaaatgaattaaaattaaaattaaagtgtatacaatgtatttaaagtatataaagtgaagcggtgcgatttttattgatgttcaatttgaggaggatctggagAGAGAtgatttaatataaagtattattGTAGTGGGCAGGAAGGTTCTcttgtatctggaatgttctcctgtatctggaatgttctcctgtagcaggaatgttctcctgtatctggaatgttctcctgtagcaggATTGTTTTCCTGtatctggaaggttctcctgtagcaggaatgttttcctgtatcaggaaggttctcctgtatctggaatgttctcctgtatctggaaggttctcctgtaACATGAAgtttcttctgtatcaggaaggTTCTCCTGTAACATGAAGTTTCTTCTGtatctggaaggttctcctgtaACATgaaggttctcctgtatcaggaaggtTCTCCTGTAACATgaaggttctcctgtatcagtaaggttctcctgtatcaggaaggtTCTCCTGTAACATGAAgtttcttctgtatcaggaaggttctcctgtatcaggaaggtTCTCCTGTAACATgaaggttctcctgtatcaggaaggttctcctgtatcaggaaggtTCTCCTGTAACATgaaggttctcctgtatcaggaaggttctcctgtatcaggaaggctctcctgttcttcctctgcatcagctgatggaggaaCGTAACCAGACACAATAATTTGAGGTGAACTCGTCAAATAACACGACTACTCCACTAGAAAGgtacatattgtattttttatttttatttaacaatgTTTTGTCCCTTATAGATTCAGATTATTAACCAAATAACAAATGATGATTATTACGGTCATAAAGCCATTAAAATGAGCTGCAGTATTAAAGTGTTAtcaatattattacattagtgCATCAATAACTAAAACATTATTCTGCATCATGAGCACTCAAAGCACATTTTGACAGTGTTGTTGTAACCTTGTTATTACACAAGTCTTTTTTTACAGTGAAGGTCGAGAGGGAGGGGAgtaatgacatcatcagggggaggagagaggaggaggagagaggagagaaagaggaggaggagaacagcaTCCTTCatcacagagaggagagaggagggacgaacgagaggagagagagagagagagacggaaatacaacagaagaaaaagaatactGATGGTGTCGTCTGAGAGAAGGACGAGAAActgtgagacagacagagagagagacaggttgcAAGAGGCTTTACCTGTCTGCTATCTGGGcctctaagtgtgtgtgtgtgtgtgtgtgttggagggcgAGCCACTGATTGGCCCACACATGTTGGAAGGCGGAGCCATGATGGGCAAAGATTACATGTTGGCCATCCTGATAGTCAACTAtgacggtgagacacacacacacacacacacacacacacacacacacacacacacacacacacacacacacacacacacacacacacacacacacacacacacacacacacacacacacacacacacacacacacgcagtgtcATTAGAGACTTTGGAACATGAGAAGGACAAACTGAGAGGTCATAGGTTACAATGACAGAAAACACTGTTTAACCTTCATGTCCGTGATGGAAGAGAAACATCCTTCCATAGTTtacgtagtcctagcccagctgtcacctgtacgtagtcctagcccagctcttcacctgtacgtagtcctagcccagctcttcacctgtacgtagtcctagcccagctgtcacctgtacgtagtcctagcccagctcttcacctgtacgtagtcctagcccagctgtcacctgtacgtagtcctagcccagctgtcacctgtacgtagtcctagcccagctgtcacctgtacgtagtcctagcccagctcttcacctgtacgtagtcctagcccagctgtcacctgtacgtagtcctagcccagctcttcacctgtacgtagtcctagcccagctgtcacctgtacgtagtcctagcccagctgtcacctgtacgtagtcctagcccagctgccacctgtacgtagtcctagcccagCTGTCACCTGAACGTAGTGCTAGCCCAGCTCTtcacctgtacgtagtcctagcccagctgtcacctgtacgtagtcctagcccagctgccacctgtacgtagtcctagcccagctgtcacctgtacgtagtcctagcccagcccttcacctgtacgtagtcctagcccaaccctcacctgtacgtagtcctagcccaaccctcacctgtacgtagtcctagcccaaccctcacctgtacgtagtcctagcccagctgtcacctgtacgtagtcctagcccaaccctcacctgtacgtagtcctagcccagctgtcacctgtacgtagtcctagcccagctgtcacctgtacgtagtcctagcccaaccctcacctgtacgtagtcctagcccagctgtcacctgtacgtagtcctagcccagctgtcacctgtacgtagtcctagcccagcccttcacctgtacgtagtcctagcccaaccctcacctgtacgtagtcctagcccagcccttcacctgtacgtagtcctagcccaaccctcacctgtacgtagtcctagcccaaccctcacctgtacgtagtcctagcccaaccctcacctgtacgtagtcctagcccaaccctcacctgtacgtagtcctagcccaaccctcacctgtacgtagtcctagcccagctgtcacctgtacgtagtcctagcccagctgtcacctgtacgtagtcctagcccagcccttcacctgtacgtagtcctagcccagctgtcacctgtacgtagtcctagcccaaccctcacctgtacgtagtcctagcccagctgtcacctgtacgtagtcctagcccagcccttcacctgtacgtagtcctagcccaaccctcacctgtacgtagtcctagcccaaccctcacctgtacgtagtcctagcccaaccctcacctgtacgtagtcctagcccaaccctcacctgtacgtagtcctagcccaaccctcacctgtacgtagtcctagcccaaccctcacctgtacgtagtcctagcccaaccctcacctgtacgtagtcctagcccagctgtcacctgtacgtagtcctagcccagctgtcacctgtacgtagtcctagcccagctgtcacctgtacgtagtcctagcccaaccctcacctgtacgtagtcctagcccagctgtcacctgtacgtagtcctagcccagCTTAGAATGACATACTGTTGACTGTAGTTTACTCTGGTCCAGCTGTATTGGAGGCCCCTCCCCTTCCAGTCATCTCTCCGTCAGCTCGTTATGTCTCTCGGGTTCATTAATAATTCAGATGCTCTTCAGTTTCATCTTTCAACTCTTTGCTGTTTGACCTCCGTtcactttgtacattttgtccAAGATGGACGTTTTCATTACAAACATGATGCATCAAACTGTCCACGTCGGTCTggcgtatatatatgtatatatatatatatatatatatatatatatatatatatatatatatatatatataaaactaaatatattattatatagtcaGAGGAAGAACTACACACATCCTATCAGGGCTGTTTTTGTGGTTTTGCAGACAACATCTGGACAGACCAGAACCTGCTGCTGGACCCGGACCTTCCCTCCGGCTGGAGAACCATCAAAGACTCAACAGGAACGTACTACTGGCACGTTCCCACCGGCGCCACCCAGTGGCAGCACCCCCGCCTCACTGGGACGGCCCAGCTGCTCGACACACAGGTTACAACCTCTGTGTTAACGTGGTTAACAGGCtaaactagttagtgtgaatgaagctagttagtgtgaatgaagctagttagtgtgaatgaaactagttagtgtgaatgaaactagttagtgtgaatgaaactagttagtgtgaatgaagctagttagtgtgaatgaagctagttagtgtgaatgaagctagttagtgtgaatgaaactagttagtgtgaatgaaactagttagtgtgaatgaagctagttagtgtgaatgaaactagttagtgtgaatgaagctagttagtgtgaatgaaactagttagtgtgaatgaagctagttagttagtgtgaatgaagctagttagtgtgaatgaagctagttagtgtgaatgaaactagttagtgtgaatgaagctagttagtgtgaatgaagctagttagtgtgaatgaagctagttagtgtgaatgaaACTAGTTAGTGTAAATTAAACTAGTTAGTGTAAATtaaactagttagtgtgaatgaaactagttagtgtgaatgaaactagttagtgtgaatgaagctagttagtgtgaatgaagctagttagtgtgaatgaaactagttagtgtgaatgaagctagttagtgtgaatgaaactagttagtgtgaatgaagctagttagtgtgaatgaagctagttagtgtgaatgaaactagttagtgtgaatgaagctagttagtgtgaatgaaactagttagtgtgaatgaaactagttagtgtgaatgaagctagttagtgtgaatgaagctagttagtgtgaatgaaactagttagtgtgaatgaagctagttagtgtgaatgaaactagttagtgtgaatgaagctagttagtgtgaatgaagctagttagtgtgaatgaaactagttagtgtgaatgaagctagttagtgtgaatgaaactagttagtgtgaatgaagctagttagtgtgaatgaaactagttagtgtgaatgaaGCTAGTTAGTGAGTCTGAAATTAACTAGTTAGTCTCATGTAGTTCAGATTTACAGGTTTGTCTTCTTCTCTGattcagcaggaggaagatgGACAGCAGGGCTCCAACGGACCACCTGAggccaggtacacacacacacacacacacacacacacacacacacacacacacacacacacacacacacacacacacacacacttatattcatatatatgaattgtgtttttttcattcaggTCTTTATGGCATGAAGATTATCTCACGTACCATGACCCCAACtccaaggtaacaacacaacaacaacacaacaatgttGGAGTGAAAAGGACCCAGAACTCTCCACATTTAGTTGTTATAGTCAAATTCAACACTATATAGAAACAACATCTGGGATTCAattatcaatatatataaatgatcaTAAGAGTCTCTTTATAGCACATATATAACTAGAACAGTATATTTATAGCACATATATAACTATAATCATAACAGACTCTTTAAGGTCTACAGATGAATCTGGTGACATCATCAGCTGTGATGAGGTCAAAGATGACATcatgtgtaaataaacaaagtgaaagCAGTCGTGAGCTCCAAGCTCCTCTTTATAATAATCTGATTTAAtctgtctgtacctgtctgttgtctgtcagTGCTTTGCAGTGCGCTCTCTGGGCtggctggaggtggaggaggaggacctgtCTCCCGGTCGCAGCAGTCTTGCTGTCAGTAACGTCATCCAGCAGCTGTCTCACTGCAGCAGTCcggagcagagagacagacagggagcctggggggaggtgaggggggcgggggggttagACTATCAGATGTAGGGTTGTTGTCTACTGTACcggcctgtctgtgtgttagtagtctgtctctctgcctctgcctgtctgtctgtctgcagggtCGGGAGATGATGCTGGTTCTGAAGAAAGACACTCTGACTCTGTTGGACCCTTTAGACCACACCCCCCTGCACTGTCAACCAATCACCAACATccgtgtgtggggggtgggctGCAACAACGGCAGGtgagccaatcagatgtcgatGAGACAGAGGGGAAGGCTAGGCTAACAGTTTCCCATTAAgtacagtctttgtgctaaactACGCTAACAGTTTCAGATGCGTCCGGTCTTTTTacttagcctagcttagcacaaacactgtACGCAACGGGaaactgttagcctagcttaatGCAAAGACTGTACGCAGGGGTAAACGGTTAGCCTAGTTTAGCACAAGGACTAGAAGTAGGGGGAAAGTCAGGCTAACAGCTAGCACTCAGTTTGACGTTCCTGCATGCTAAGATGTAAAATCTCACTTTCAGTTTGTTTATCTGTCTGTTTGCACTAACGTTGTCACTCTCTCTGTAACACGCCCCCCCTAACACTCCTCCACCTGGGCAGGGACAGGTAAATCTCTACCGTTACCTCTTCATACACCTCATAGCCTCCTCCATGTTAGGGCCACTTACTGACTTCaccttctggtcacatgactgagTCCGTCAGCTGGTCAGCCAccacactctgtgtgtgtgtgtgtgtgtgtgtgtgtgtgtgtttgcgtgtgtttgtgcgtggtGCCTTCAGGGACTTTGCATTTGTGGCGGGCGATAAGGACAGCTGTGTGCTGAAGTGTCACGTGTTTCGCTGCGACACTCCGGCTAAAGCCGTCGCTACGGCGCTGAACGAGATGTGCTTCAAGGTCGGTCCATCAATCACagcgttagcttagcatgttagcttagcatgttatcagctaaaacatttaatttctccGTAGATGATGTCAGAGAAGACGTCGATGAGGCCGTCTCGCTCGCTCACGATGGAAAGCATCTCACCTGAAGACCTGCCCAGACAAGGTGACTCACCTGTTCTGTGAcatcaccttccgctctccgaTTGTCTCCCTGACGATTGTCTGTTGTGGTTTCAGTGGACTTTCTAGAGGCGGTGCGGCAGCAGGTCCAGAAGTTTGAGGTCCAGTACATCGGTAACCTGCCGGTGTCCAGAGCAATGGGTAGAACGgcaacacacctgaacacacctgtcacctgaacacctgaacacacctttcacctgaacacacctgaacacacctttCACCTgagcacctgaacacacctgtcaCCTGAGCACCGGAACACCTGAAAACActtgaacacctgaacacacctaaacacacttGAACCCACCTGAAGAAATGTTACTCCTTTGGTAACTTTGTAGTTTCTtcggtgtgtttcctgtaaAGAGGGATGTCATTAGGTGTGCTATCGCCACgctaaccagcaggtgtcatgtgACGCAGGTATGGAGGTGTTGAACCGAGCGATAGAAAGCATCATGAACTCCACCGACAGAGACGAGTGGGAGCCGGCGGTGATCCACGTCACCGACCACATCCTGTCTCTGTGGAGGGGAGAGGTACGCTACTCTGTTAGTCCACCTAGGGGGAGGGCGGAGCTcactctgtttcctctctctcattgGATCCtgacaggaaggggaggagcgTCTCTGGGAGTGTCAGGTGCGTTTCCTCACTTTTCTGGGCGTCGGCCACGACAGCCACACCTTCGCTGTGATCTTAGACGGCGGCACGCAGAGGTTCGAGTGTCACGTGTTCTGGTGCGAACCGGACGCCGGGATGCTGTCTGAGGCGGTGCAGGCGGCGTGTATGGTGAGTAGCACACCTGGACAGGTGTGCTCTGGACCTGGAAAACACTCTACAGGTCTACGTGTTTAAACGGACTCCTTCTTGTCCATCAGGTCCAGTATCAGAAGTGTCTGGTGGCTCAGACTCCTCCTCCGAGGACCAAGTCGTGGCATGCGGCCTCGTCGAAGGTCAAAAGGGCGAACTCTTTGGACGCCTTCCCTCCTCTCGCCTCCCGTCACCATGGTAGCAGCGGCGGCAACATGAAAAAGGGGATGCTGGCGTTCTTTGAAACTTTTCGTAAACAGGCCGCCACCTCCTAATTAGGGGGGCGGGCCACTGGCGACAGGTGTCATCATGCTCCTTCTGCAGGACTTAAATGTGTCTGATTGGTCTGATTCTGTCACCTCCACATCACCTGGGAGACGAGAGGTCGCCtcttttaaattcaattcagtttattttgtatagcaaaaatcacaacaaaaaaaacacatacgacatccctgacctttgacctcacatcggatcaggaaagaaaccttcaggagagcaacagaggaggatccctctccccgatggacagaagaatagatgtcatgtgaccagatgaac from Cyclopterus lumpus isolate fCycLum1 chromosome 14, fCycLum1.pri, whole genome shotgun sequence encodes the following:
- the apbb3 gene encoding amyloid-beta A4 precursor protein-binding family B member 3 isoform X3, encoding MLEGGAMMGKDYMLAILIVNYDDNIWTDQNLLLDPDLPSGWRTIKDSTGTYYWHVPTGATQWQHPRLTGTAQLLDTQQEEDGQQGSNGPPEARSLWHEDYLTYHDPNSKCFAVRSLGWLEVEEEDLSPGRSSLAVSNVIQQLSHCSSPEQRDRQGAWGEGREMMLVLKKDTLTLLDPLDHTPLHCQPITNIRVWGVGCNNGRDFAFVAGDKDSCVLKCHVFRCDTPAKAVATALNEMCFKMMSEKTSMRPSRSLTMESISPEDLPRQVDFLEAVRQQVQKFEVQYIGNLPVSRAMGMEVLNRAIESIMNSTDRDEWEPAVIHVTDHILSLWRGEEGEERLWECQVRFLTFLGVGHDSHTFAVILDGGTQRFECHVFWCEPDAGMLSEAVQAACMVQYQKCLVAQTPPPRTKSWHAASSKVKRANSLDAFPPLASRHHGSSGGNMKKGMLAFFETFRKQAATS
- the apbb3 gene encoding amyloid-beta A4 precursor protein-binding family B member 3 isoform X2; translation: MLEGGAMMGKDYMLAILIVNYDDNIWTDQNLLLDPDLPSGWRTIKDSTGTYYWHVPTGATQWQHPRLTGTAQLLDTQEEDGQQGSNGPPEARSLWHEDYLTYHDPNSKCFAVRSLGWLEVEEEDLSPGRSSLAVSNVIQQLSHCSSPEQRDRQGAWGEGREMMLVLKKDTLTLLDPLDHTPLHCQPITNIRVWGVGCNNGRDRDFAFVAGDKDSCVLKCHVFRCDTPAKAVATALNEMCFKMMSEKTSMRPSRSLTMESISPEDLPRQVDFLEAVRQQVQKFEVQYIGNLPVSRAMGMEVLNRAIESIMNSTDRDEWEPAVIHVTDHILSLWRGEEGEERLWECQVRFLTFLGVGHDSHTFAVILDGGTQRFECHVFWCEPDAGMLSEAVQAACMVQYQKCLVAQTPPPRTKSWHAASSKVKRANSLDAFPPLASRHHGSSGGNMKKGMLAFFETFRKQAATS
- the apbb3 gene encoding amyloid-beta A4 precursor protein-binding family B member 3 isoform X1; its protein translation is MLEGGAMMGKDYMLAILIVNYDDNIWTDQNLLLDPDLPSGWRTIKDSTGTYYWHVPTGATQWQHPRLTGTAQLLDTQQEEDGQQGSNGPPEARSLWHEDYLTYHDPNSKCFAVRSLGWLEVEEEDLSPGRSSLAVSNVIQQLSHCSSPEQRDRQGAWGEGREMMLVLKKDTLTLLDPLDHTPLHCQPITNIRVWGVGCNNGRDRDFAFVAGDKDSCVLKCHVFRCDTPAKAVATALNEMCFKMMSEKTSMRPSRSLTMESISPEDLPRQVDFLEAVRQQVQKFEVQYIGNLPVSRAMGMEVLNRAIESIMNSTDRDEWEPAVIHVTDHILSLWRGEEGEERLWECQVRFLTFLGVGHDSHTFAVILDGGTQRFECHVFWCEPDAGMLSEAVQAACMVQYQKCLVAQTPPPRTKSWHAASSKVKRANSLDAFPPLASRHHGSSGGNMKKGMLAFFETFRKQAATS